A single genomic interval of Thermoplasmata archaeon harbors:
- a CDS encoding ATP synthase subunit A, with translation MEEKGEVYRVSGPVVTAEGIKPKMYDVVLVGRERLMGEVIGLEGPRSLIQVYEDTSGIRPGEEVVNTGSPLMVELGPGLLKSIYDGIQRPLPVLRELKGDFIRRGVSAPGLDRQRRWEFLPRVKAGDYVRPGQIIGTVQETKFIEHRILVPPNVSGTLTSISAGRYTVEDVIATLSDGTPLRLMQRWPVRLGRPFKKRRMPDVPLITGQRILDTLFPVAKGGTAAIPGPFGSGKTVTQHQLSKWSDSEIVVYVGCGERGNEMTEVLTEFPRLQDPRTGAPLMDRTVLIANTSNMPVAAREASVYTGVTIAEYYRDMGWNVSLMADSTSRWAEALREISSRLEEMPGEEGYPAYLSAKLSAFYERAGRVQTLCDLDGSVTIVGAVSPPGGDFSEPVTQATLRIVKVFWALDAKLAQRRHFPAINWLTSYSLYTATLDKWFEQNVSKDWPALRAWAMETLQRESELQEIVQLVGSDALPDEQQLLLEVARMIREIFLQQNAYHEVDSFCSMARQYALLSAIRRFSELAFQALEAGAPLSRITAVRSSELLARSRFERDFESEMKKVMELMASEFSAMGR, from the coding sequence ATGGAGGAGAAGGGCGAGGTCTACAGGGTCTCCGGGCCGGTGGTCACCGCCGAGGGCATCAAGCCAAAGATGTACGACGTGGTTCTGGTCGGCCGGGAGAGGCTGATGGGAGAGGTCATAGGTCTTGAGGGTCCGAGGAGCCTGATTCAGGTCTATGAGGACACCTCAGGAATTCGGCCGGGAGAGGAGGTCGTGAATACGGGCTCACCGCTGATGGTGGAGCTTGGTCCTGGGCTGTTGAAGTCTATTTACGATGGAATTCAGCGGCCCCTGCCAGTTCTGAGAGAGCTCAAGGGCGATTTTATCCGGAGGGGCGTGAGCGCGCCAGGCCTGGATCGCCAGAGGCGCTGGGAGTTCCTACCTAGGGTGAAGGCGGGGGATTATGTCCGGCCCGGGCAGATAATTGGTACTGTTCAGGAGACGAAGTTCATAGAGCATCGAATTCTTGTTCCGCCGAACGTCTCCGGAACACTCACGAGCATCAGCGCCGGCCGGTATACGGTAGAAGATGTGATTGCGACACTCTCGGACGGCACACCCCTCAGGCTCATGCAGAGGTGGCCCGTAAGGCTGGGGCGGCCGTTCAAGAAGAGGAGGATGCCCGACGTCCCCCTGATAACCGGCCAGAGAATTCTGGACACGCTCTTCCCTGTTGCCAAGGGCGGCACTGCCGCGATACCGGGGCCGTTCGGCAGCGGGAAGACAGTCACCCAGCACCAACTATCCAAGTGGAGCGATTCGGAAATAGTGGTCTATGTGGGCTGCGGCGAGAGGGGAAACGAGATGACCGAGGTTCTGACAGAGTTCCCGCGCCTACAGGACCCAAGGACAGGGGCTCCCCTGATGGACCGGACGGTCCTCATCGCGAACACCTCTAACATGCCGGTGGCGGCGAGAGAGGCGAGCGTCTACACGGGAGTGACAATAGCGGAGTACTACAGGGACATGGGGTGGAACGTATCTCTGATGGCGGACTCGACCTCGCGATGGGCGGAGGCGCTGAGGGAAATATCCTCTAGGCTGGAGGAGATGCCAGGGGAGGAAGGCTACCCCGCCTACCTCTCCGCCAAGTTATCCGCTTTTTATGAAAGGGCGGGGAGGGTCCAGACGCTGTGCGACCTCGACGGGTCCGTCACCATAGTAGGCGCCGTGTCCCCGCCGGGCGGCGACTTCTCCGAGCCCGTTACCCAGGCCACGCTGAGAATCGTCAAGGTCTTCTGGGCGCTCGACGCTAAGCTCGCCCAGCGGCGGCACTTCCCGGCAATCAACTGGCTGACCAGCTACAGCCTCTACACAGCCACCCTTGATAAATGGTTCGAACAGAACGTCTCAAAAGACTGGCCCGCGCTTAGGGCCTGGGCGATGGAGACCCTACAAAGAGAGTCGGAACTCCAGGAGATTGTCCAGCTCGTCGGGTCGGACGCCCTCCCCGATGAGCAGCAGCTCCTGCTCGAGGTCGCCAGGATGATAAGGGAGATATTCCTCCAGCAAAACGCCTACCACGAGGTCGACTCCTTCTGCTCGATGGCCCGGCAGTACGCTCTCCTCTCGGCCATCAGGAGGTTCTCGGAACTCGCGTTCCAGGCCCTCGAAGCCGGCGCTCCTCTGTCGAGAATCACGGCCGTGCGCTCGAGTGAGCTTCTGGCTAGGTCCAGATTCGAGAGGGACTTCGAGAGCGAGATGAAGAAGGTGATGGAGCTGATGGCGTCCGAGTTCTCGGCGATGGGCAGGTGA
- a CDS encoding V-type ATP synthase subunit E family protein, with protein MGLEQVVEDILAEGERRATSILAEARAEREKILSEARERARELREKRLAEAEKEAAQLRVRELASAELEAKRNRLRMEREMLEAAAEAARRRISALQGAEEEAILERLLKKVPPGYRVLSCPRNEEFLRRRLGSAYAGTVNCLGGLILESPDASVRIDLTYDTIFKEVVESTMKEVHTLLFPK; from the coding sequence ATGGGTCTAGAGCAGGTCGTCGAGGACATTCTCGCGGAGGGCGAGAGGCGCGCCACCTCAATACTCGCCGAGGCCCGCGCCGAGAGAGAAAAAATTCTCTCGGAGGCCCGGGAGAGGGCGCGGGAGCTGAGAGAGAAGCGGCTGGCCGAGGCCGAGAAGGAGGCGGCCCAGCTCAGGGTGCGCGAGCTGGCGAGCGCGGAGCTCGAGGCGAAGCGGAACCGCCTCCGGATGGAAAGGGAGATGCTGGAGGCGGCGGCGGAAGCGGCCCGCCGGAGGATCTCGGCGCTCCAGGGCGCCGAGGAGGAGGCGATTCTGGAGAGGCTGCTGAAAAAGGTCCCGCCGGGCTATAGGGTCCTCTCGTGCCCGAGAAATGAGGAGTTTCTCAGAAGGCGGCTCGGCTCGGCCTACGCCGGCACCGTCAACTGCCTCGGAGGCCTTATTCTCGAGAGCCCGGACGCTTCTGTGAGGATCGACCTGACCTATGATACCATCTTTAAGGAAGTTGTGGAGAGCACAATGAAAGAGGTCCACACTCTCCTTTTCCCAAAATGA
- a CDS encoding V-type ATP synthase subunit F: protein MELAVVGREEFVTGFRLAGVRKVYEVKGDSVEEMERLMEKAMGDREVGILVVMDTDFRRISPSLRKSMAESVEPVVIAIGKIEEVDLRERILHVVGVDLWK, encoded by the coding sequence ATGGAGCTGGCGGTTGTGGGGAGGGAAGAGTTCGTCACCGGGTTCAGGCTCGCCGGTGTTCGCAAGGTCTACGAGGTGAAGGGCGACAGCGTCGAGGAGATGGAGAGGCTGATGGAGAAGGCGATGGGGGATAGGGAAGTAGGCATTCTGGTCGTCATGGACACTGACTTTCGCAGGATTTCCCCTTCTCTGAGGAAATCGATGGCAGAGAGCGTGGAGCCGGTGGTAATCGCCATCGGAAAGATAGAGGAGGTGGATCTAAGGGAGAGGATATTGCACGTCGTCGGTGTGGATTTATGGAAGTAA
- a CDS encoding PKD domain-containing protein has protein sequence MMLRESVAMLVLLASVCAPFPPRSGGGDARTPATELRREEGCVSRLLEIRARAVVDEAGHALSVSAVVSIQALQNTSRVFLKLNPAMNVTEAHEPSLGNLSVERSFDPFIAVSLGREVGAGTLLNITLNYSGEVAYSEDGGESYWDYIGPEGSWVRSYGWYFPGDERMERARATLSLTLPEGKMAIGPGELVGEVHETPNATVTYIWESRIPLIGLSFTVGRYVFTEHQTSDHIYRLYFRPEHAPAAPSYASEMARIVEFYTSLFGPPGFRDLTVVEVPGRFAAWGQSLPSMLWLSSRNFDGPLPYRLLSHELGHQWWGVDIEADGAGESWLREGFAGYSEAMYEMEVYGSRGYLEFCRQRYIELFVAPGGPEPLLIGTNYDLAGYKGPWVLHMLRYLIGSAEFNRSLSSFHQKFSGKVVNFYDFMEHIQSSTGRDLSVFFFFWMFSQERLDCAIACATVFQGEEGKQMVEVVVESRAAEPLLPIDLSVMNEGETIAFFPRASLRKDRVTVLRFEIDREADTVKLDPDGWLLDIATSNNEAPTAQASLDFSLSGFELQGEPIEGGAIVARIGLSSESSMDAELLGVMLLADGAPVWSDAVALPSHGRVSLSAPFSLSVGEHELVAWVDPDDRFYERNESNNILSTMLRILPPQPLLPNLRVMPRSLSVPAGATGGETTSLSAVVENTGRANAGPFEVEFWLEDTVPSLLGRAGCSGLFPGGNAEISIRLIASPGRHFVTVVVDPAGEVVESDEGDNSLSSDVYLNARPEPVLHATPATVAVWEWLEFSGERSVDDGRITHYFFDFGDGEESGWVAEPVTHHRYSQKGSYRARLRVLDDSGAESGWSPDVVVRVLNAPPVAEAVAKRRNGDVRTEFKFNSISFDPDGAVVEHLWDFGDGRRASGATVAHTFTKKGNFTVTLSVRDDEGALSSTSLNVTVRNLPPTASISAGKLVGLVGEEFKFSASGTTDPDDPPENLEFLWDIEGRQVNGPEAVYVFTGPGQHRVVLKTSDGYDFSEASVMVEVRSPPPSNLQGVVGWHSWALLGLLLGLMAFLVIYLTVPFRKRKAEEEE, from the coding sequence ATGATGCTGAGAGAATCGGTGGCTATGCTCGTTCTGCTCGCCTCGGTGTGCGCCCCGTTTCCCCCGAGGTCGGGGGGAGGCGACGCCCGGACCCCAGCGACAGAGCTCAGGAGGGAGGAGGGGTGCGTGTCCAGGCTGCTCGAGATTCGCGCCCGAGCGGTGGTGGATGAGGCGGGCCACGCCCTGAGCGTCAGCGCGGTAGTGTCGATACAGGCGCTGCAGAACACCTCCAGAGTATTCCTGAAGCTCAACCCCGCGATGAACGTGACAGAGGCCCACGAGCCTTCCCTCGGGAATCTGAGCGTGGAGCGCTCTTTCGACCCCTTCATCGCCGTCTCGCTCGGCCGGGAGGTGGGCGCAGGAACATTGCTCAACATTACCCTGAACTACTCCGGAGAAGTGGCCTACAGCGAGGACGGGGGCGAGAGCTACTGGGACTACATCGGTCCCGAAGGGAGCTGGGTCAGGTCCTACGGCTGGTACTTCCCCGGGGACGAGAGGATGGAGCGGGCCCGGGCCACCCTATCCCTGACCCTTCCCGAGGGAAAGATGGCTATTGGACCCGGTGAACTCGTCGGGGAAGTTCATGAGACCCCCAATGCCACGGTCACGTATATATGGGAATCGCGGATACCTCTTATCGGGCTCTCATTCACGGTCGGGCGCTACGTATTCACCGAGCACCAGACCTCCGACCATATCTATCGCCTTTATTTCAGACCGGAACACGCCCCAGCCGCCCCCTCCTATGCTTCCGAGATGGCCCGGATTGTGGAGTTCTATACCTCCCTTTTTGGTCCCCCAGGCTTCCGCGATCTTACGGTCGTGGAGGTGCCTGGCCGGTTTGCTGCATGGGGCCAGAGCCTTCCGTCCATGCTCTGGCTCTCTTCCCGCAATTTCGACGGCCCCCTTCCCTATAGACTCCTCTCCCACGAGCTCGGCCACCAGTGGTGGGGCGTGGATATAGAGGCTGATGGGGCGGGGGAGAGCTGGCTGAGGGAGGGCTTCGCCGGATACAGTGAGGCGATGTACGAGATGGAGGTTTACGGCTCCCGGGGCTACCTCGAGTTCTGCAGGCAGAGGTACATTGAGCTTTTCGTCGCTCCCGGCGGCCCGGAGCCCCTGCTGATAGGGACCAACTACGACCTCGCTGGCTACAAGGGGCCGTGGGTGTTGCACATGCTCCGTTACTTAATCGGCAGCGCGGAGTTCAATAGAAGCCTCTCCTCCTTCCATCAGAAATTCTCGGGAAAGGTGGTCAACTTCTACGACTTCATGGAGCACATCCAGAGCTCGACCGGACGCGACCTCTCAGTGTTCTTCTTTTTTTGGATGTTCTCTCAGGAGAGGCTTGACTGCGCCATCGCCTGTGCGACTGTATTCCAGGGAGAGGAAGGGAAGCAGATGGTCGAGGTTGTGGTGGAGAGCAGGGCCGCGGAGCCTCTCCTTCCAATCGACCTCTCGGTGATGAATGAAGGAGAGACCATCGCCTTTTTTCCCCGGGCCTCGCTCAGAAAGGATCGTGTCACGGTCCTTCGGTTTGAGATTGACCGGGAAGCGGACACTGTAAAGCTAGATCCAGACGGATGGCTTCTGGACATCGCCACATCGAATAATGAGGCCCCGACCGCACAGGCCTCCCTGGACTTCTCGTTATCCGGATTTGAGTTGCAGGGCGAGCCAATAGAGGGTGGAGCGATTGTGGCAAGAATCGGTCTCTCTAGCGAATCCTCGATGGATGCGGAGCTGCTGGGTGTGATGCTCCTAGCGGATGGTGCGCCGGTGTGGAGCGATGCAGTGGCCCTACCATCGCATGGGCGGGTCTCTCTGAGTGCTCCTTTCTCACTGAGCGTGGGAGAGCATGAACTAGTGGCTTGGGTAGATCCCGACGACCGATTCTACGAAAGGAACGAGAGCAATAATATCTTGTCCACAATGCTGAGAATCCTTCCACCGCAACCTCTCCTCCCAAATCTCCGCGTCATGCCCCGCTCGCTCTCGGTTCCGGCCGGCGCCACGGGCGGAGAGACCACCTCCCTGAGCGCTGTGGTCGAGAACACAGGCAGGGCTAACGCAGGGCCCTTTGAGGTGGAGTTCTGGCTGGAGGATACGGTGCCATCTCTTCTCGGACGCGCGGGCTGTTCCGGGCTGTTTCCCGGAGGGAACGCTGAGATATCCATTCGGCTCATCGCCTCTCCGGGCAGGCATTTCGTCACAGTGGTTGTGGACCCGGCCGGAGAAGTCGTAGAGAGTGATGAGGGTGACAACTCCCTCTCATCCGACGTCTATTTAAACGCCCGGCCGGAGCCGGTGCTCCACGCGACCCCCGCAACAGTGGCGGTTTGGGAGTGGCTTGAGTTCTCCGGAGAACGCTCCGTTGACGACGGCCGCATCACCCACTATTTCTTCGATTTCGGTGACGGTGAGGAATCGGGTTGGGTGGCGGAGCCAGTAACCCATCACCGCTACAGCCAGAAAGGGAGCTACCGGGCAAGGCTGAGGGTTCTGGACGACTCAGGGGCGGAGAGCGGGTGGAGCCCTGATGTGGTTGTCAGGGTCCTGAACGCACCGCCGGTTGCTGAGGCTGTCGCAAAAAGGAGGAACGGGGACGTGAGGACCGAATTTAAATTCAACTCAATATCCTTCGACCCCGACGGGGCCGTGGTGGAGCACCTCTGGGACTTCGGGGACGGACGCAGAGCCTCGGGGGCCACTGTCGCCCACACATTCACAAAAAAGGGCAATTTCACGGTGACCCTGTCCGTCAGGGACGATGAGGGCGCCCTCTCCTCCACATCCCTCAACGTGACGGTGCGCAACCTGCCACCAACGGCCAGCATCAGCGCGGGAAAGCTCGTTGGGCTGGTCGGCGAAGAGTTTAAGTTCAGCGCCAGCGGAACCACGGACCCGGACGACCCCCCGGAAAACCTCGAATTTCTGTGGGATATAGAGGGCCGGCAGGTCAACGGCCCTGAGGCGGTTTATGTATTCACCGGGCCAGGGCAGCACAGGGTAGTGCTGAAGACTAGCGACGGCTACGACTTTTCAGAGGCTTCTGTCATGGTCGAGGTTCGCTCGCCTCCGCCATCTAACCTACAGGGGGTCGTCGGCTGGCACTCCTGGGCGCTGCTGGGCTTGCTGTTAGGACTCATGGCTTTTCTCGTGATTTACCTCACAGTGCCATTCAGGAAGCGAAAGGCGGAGGAGGAGGAGTGA
- the ahaC gene encoding ATP synthase A1 subunit C: protein MTLSGEAGHEGNYAYTCARVKARRALLLPPDTYPRLLKMGLSEIGRFIGEGQYRSEVEELSGRYGGVDLIERATYLNLARTYNTIIGFTRGELRELVRRYLNRWDVWNFKTVLRGRLAGISWSEVEGDIVPAGVFNKEDFAALFAAADINEMISVLKREGREHDFEPLLLRLLGEKGEVPVLADLENALEKSYYERLLRFVPEKTQANRLFLQFLRVETDIVNLKTLFRLKAEASSPEAARELLVDGGEELDPSKLRKLVAAEGIESLLQCLVGTKIYESIREPATRIKNSGSLHEVFLALDRYLLERARRFSHTYPLSVIPVMDYLLRKKIEVDNLRTIARGKQSGLPEEVIRGLLFT, encoded by the coding sequence ATGACACTCTCCGGTGAAGCCGGCCACGAGGGCAACTATGCTTACACATGCGCCCGCGTGAAGGCTAGGAGAGCCCTCCTCCTGCCCCCAGATACCTACCCGAGGCTGCTGAAGATGGGACTCTCTGAAATCGGCAGGTTCATCGGCGAAGGGCAATACCGGAGCGAGGTGGAGGAGCTCTCTGGGCGCTATGGGGGGGTCGACCTCATTGAGAGAGCGACATATCTCAACCTCGCTAGGACCTACAATACTATCATCGGTTTTACAAGGGGAGAGCTGAGGGAGCTTGTGCGCAGGTACCTCAATCGCTGGGATGTATGGAACTTCAAGACCGTACTGCGCGGCCGGCTCGCGGGGATTTCGTGGAGTGAAGTTGAGGGAGACATTGTGCCGGCAGGCGTTTTTAATAAGGAGGACTTCGCGGCATTGTTCGCAGCCGCTGACATAAACGAGATGATTTCTGTGCTGAAGCGGGAGGGGAGGGAGCACGACTTCGAGCCACTTCTGCTACGCCTACTTGGAGAGAAAGGAGAGGTGCCAGTTCTAGCCGACCTGGAGAACGCCCTGGAGAAGAGCTACTACGAGCGCCTCCTCCGGTTTGTGCCAGAGAAAACGCAGGCCAATCGTCTCTTTCTCCAGTTCCTGAGAGTCGAGACTGACATTGTCAATCTCAAGACATTATTCAGGCTGAAGGCCGAGGCATCGAGCCCCGAGGCAGCCCGGGAACTGTTAGTCGATGGGGGGGAGGAGCTCGACCCATCGAAACTCAGGAAGCTCGTGGCTGCGGAGGGCATCGAATCTCTCCTACAGTGTCTCGTGGGAACGAAAATTTATGAGAGCATTAGGGAGCCGGCCACTCGGATCAAAAACTCCGGGTCGCTCCATGAGGTTTTCTTGGCGCTCGACAGGTATCTCCTAGAGAGGGCCAGGCGGTTCTCACACACATATCCCCTCTCCGTAATCCCGGTAATGGACTATTTGCTGAGAAAAAAAATAGAAGTGGACAATTTGAGAACAATAGCCAGAGGCAAGCAGAGCGGCCTCCCGGAAGAGGTCATCCGGGGCCTGCTTTTCACGTGA